From one Flavobacteriales bacterium genomic stretch:
- a CDS encoding nitrous oxide reductase family maturation protein NosD, which produces MRELLILLLACLNAAHVDARTWRYRSRPGASLQIVINGAAVGDTVLVEGIVSEGSIRVDRSLVLLGGTDALIDGGGEDDALLITADHVTVRGFTIRGSRRSNLDDMSGIKVNECRGVVIADNFLDRCFFAIYLSGVKDALVEGNTVLGERGAEDFMANGIHLWKCSNATIRNNRIEYHRDGIYFEFVTDSRITGNTSLHNLRYGLHFMFSHRDAYEDNRFEDNGAGVAVMFSKVITMRRNRFLANRGASAYGLLLKEINDGDIIGNAFMDNTTGIMIDGCNRISVRDNEFRLNGWALRLFANAIDCDFQGNTFAGNTFDVSTNGSLVPNTMNGNFWDRYSGYDLDRDGFGDVPHRPLGFFTLLVEKQPYAMVFSRSLFVSLLDRAERLIPSLTPESMKDDKPMMRWPVLLGTIDDRVEEHAAEPAADPASEGATGAVLLICTIAAVLVSRRLIVPHD; this is translated from the coding sequence ATGAGGGAACTGCTGATCCTGTTGCTGGCCTGTCTGAACGCGGCGCATGTGGATGCCCGCACATGGCGGTACCGCAGCAGACCCGGTGCTTCGCTGCAGATCGTGATTAACGGAGCGGCCGTGGGCGATACTGTTCTGGTGGAGGGCATTGTGAGCGAAGGAAGCATCCGGGTGGATCGTTCGCTGGTACTGCTGGGCGGAACTGATGCGTTGATCGATGGTGGTGGTGAGGATGATGCACTGCTGATCACCGCCGACCATGTGACTGTCCGTGGCTTCACCATCCGTGGCTCACGACGAAGCAATCTGGACGACATGTCGGGCATCAAGGTGAACGAGTGCCGTGGCGTGGTGATCGCGGACAATTTTCTGGACAGGTGCTTCTTCGCCATATACCTCAGCGGTGTCAAGGATGCGTTGGTCGAGGGCAATACTGTGCTGGGAGAGCGGGGTGCGGAGGACTTCATGGCCAATGGCATCCACTTGTGGAAATGCAGCAATGCCACCATCCGCAACAATCGGATCGAATACCACCGGGACGGCATCTACTTCGAGTTCGTCACTGACTCGCGCATCACCGGCAACACATCCTTGCACAATCTGCGCTACGGCCTGCACTTCATGTTCAGTCACCGTGACGCTTATGAGGACAACCGATTCGAGGATAACGGTGCCGGCGTGGCGGTGATGTTCAGCAAGGTGATCACCATGCGCCGCAACCGCTTCCTGGCCAACCGGGGCGCGAGCGCTTATGGCTTACTGCTGAAGGAGATCAACGATGGCGATATCATCGGCAATGCGTTCATGGACAATACCACGGGGATCATGATCGATGGCTGCAATCGGATCAGCGTGCGCGACAATGAGTTCCGGCTGAACGGATGGGCGCTTCGGCTCTTCGCCAATGCCATCGACTGCGACTTCCAGGGAAACACGTTCGCAGGCAATACCTTCGACGTGAGCACCAACGGATCGCTGGTCCCTAATACCATGAACGGGAATTTCTGGGATCGCTACTCGGGCTACGATCTGGACCGTGATGGCTTTGGCGATGTGCCGCACCGACCGCTGGGTTTCTTCACCCTGCTGGTCGAGAAACAGCCCTACGCCATGGTCTTCTCGCGCAGCCTCTTTGTCTCGTTGCTCGACCGTGCCGAGCGCCTGATCCCTTCGCTGACGCCTGAGAGCATGAAGGACGATAAGCCGATGATGCGCTGGCCAGTGCTGTTGGGCACCATCGATGATCGAGTTGAAGAACATGCTGCGGAGCCTGCAGCAGACCCTGCTTCCGAAGGCGCAACCGGAGCG